The window TAATTTTCTGGAGCTTCAGAAAAGAATTTCTGAATTGGAAAATAAAATTGCCGATAGGAGAGAGTTTTTCAATGACAGTGTCAATCTTTACAACATCGGAATTCATGAATTTCCGAATGTGATATTGGCAAAAATGCTTGGATATAATGATAAAACCCTGCTAGAAGTAACAGAGCAGGAAAAACAATATCATGGAGTTCAGTTTTAATACCTTCTTTGGTTTTGAGAAAGATCTGATGGTTCATCCGGAAATGCTGATTTTTGCAGCACTTCTTATTCCGATATTGCTGATGCTGCCTATTGCTTTGATAGGCTGGATTTTTAGAAAACTTAAGATCAATATGTATATCATCAACGTACTGTTGTATACAATGATGTTTACTTTTTTATTCGGAGTACTTACCATTTTTGTGCTCTATTTTATTACAGATAAAAATGGTATTAAATTGATGTATTGCTGGTTAACTGTTCTTGCAGGAATGTTCTTTTTCTGCCTGATGAATGAGAAAACCATTACCAAAATGTTTACAGATTGGTCTAAGTTGATTGAAGAAAAAGACAAGGGGAGGAAGTAGGTTAGTAAAGGAGAAGGGTGCTGGAAATTTTGAATTACAAATCTATTTATTCCCTTTTAAAAAAATCCCTGCACTATTGTACTTTGCAATAATATCCATGAGATCATTAAATCAGTTTACGGATTAAAATCTTAGCTGGAAAATAAAAAATGGCTGGTCTCAAAAGAAGACCAGCCATTTTTTATTTTCAATATACCAGAATTATTTTACTATAAACTGCATTGAAGCTCCATCCAGTTCTCAAAATATAAACTCCCTGGTTAAGAGCTCCGGTTCTGATTACATTTCCGTTTCTGAAAGGTCTGTCGATCGTTTGGAGAACTTTTCCCTGAAGAGTATAAATTTCAGCTCTTTTAATGTTCTGAACATCACCTTTTACATTGATTTCCTGATTCATTACCGGGTTAGGGGTAATTTTAAAGGTTTGCGCGGCCTCTGTGGCAATGTTTTGGGCTTGCTTGGCAGAAGTTCCGGAATAACATGTCCATTTCAGATCATCAATAGCTACTCTGTTGCTGGTTGACTTATTGACAAGGCTTATCGTTACATTTCCGGAAACATTAATATTGTTGATAGTCGTTGTTGTTGCTGTAGTACTGTAAGGAATCGTTCCTACTGTAGTTCCGTTTACTTTCACATCAAAAGCATCATTGTTTCCTGAAAACTTCAACTGTGTAGTAACAGTTAAAGACCCAATACCATTAGCAGAACTTCCGGATGTTAATGATCCGCTTCTTACCGTAATGGCTTTATTATTGATTGTTTGGTCTGTTCGTGAATCCGTAGCAGTCCATGAAATACCACCATTGCTCCATGTTTTGGTAGAGTAGGTAGAGCTTGCAGCAGGAATAGATTCAAAATTTTCATTCGCACAATCCGTAGATGGATTAGACGTTCCGGCATTTGTGGTTCCTGAAACGGTAGCGCTGTTAGATGATGAATTTCCGGCAGCATCCTGAGCTACCACATAGAAACTGTAAGTCGTTGATGGATTTAATCCTGAAATAGTTGCAGAAGTTGAATTTACTGTTGTCTTCAGACTTCCGTTCATATAAACATTGTAGGCAGAAACTCCCACGTTATCGGTAGCAGCATTCCATGTAAGGGAAATACTGTTGGATGTTTTTGCAGAAACCGCTAAACTTGTAGCAGCTGTAGGAGCTTGAGTGTCGCCTGTCGGCTGCTGAGAACCCCAGATCAGATTCACATAGCTTGGGTTATCAATAAAAGGATTTCTGTTACCTTGGTAAGTGTAAGATGCATTATTTCTTTTGATTTCAGCCTGGGAAACAGGATCCTGATTATGCCATGCTAAAAGAACATTCAGCTCCCAG of the Chryseobacterium capnotolerans genome contains:
- a CDS encoding endonuclease, whose translation is MKKIILFSVFSGLAYAQAPSGYYNSANGLSGAALKTALSSIITSGHQDKGYNGLWTAYKTTDIDKDYENDGSILDIYSEKPVGTDPYKYTPGSNQCGTYSTEGNCYNREHIVPQSLFNQASPMVADIHFIRATDGKVNGMRSNYPFGKVGSATFTSQNGSKLGNSVSSGYSGTVFEPIDEFKGDVARMIFYFVTRYQSKLSSFSSGNMLGSSTFPGLQTWELNVLLAWHNQDPVSQAEIKRNNASYTYQGNRNPFIDNPSYVNLIWGSQQPTGDTQAPTAATSLAVSAKTSNSISLTWNAATDNVGVSAYNVYMNGSLKTTVNSTSATISGLNPSTTYSFYVVAQDAAGNSSSNSATVSGTTNAGTSNPSTDCANENFESIPAASSTYSTKTWSNGGISWTATDSRTDQTINNKAITVRSGSLTSGSSANGIGSLTVTTQLKFSGNNDAFDVKVNGTTVGTIPYSTTATTTTINNINVSGNVTISLVNKSTSNRVAIDDLKWTCYSGTSAKQAQNIATEAAQTFKITPNPVMNQEINVKGDVQNIKRAEIYTLQGKVLQTIDRPFRNGNVIRTGALNQGVYILRTGWSFNAVYSKIILVY